In one window of Desulfovibrio desulfuricans DSM 642 DNA:
- a CDS encoding MobA/MobL family protein, with protein sequence MAIYHLHMQTISRADGRSAVAAAAYRAASRLTAADGRVFDFRRKQGVVAREIFVPEGCPTISRQDLWLLAENTEKRKNSTLAREMDMAIPVELNKEERFKLTAQFCRWLALEYQVAVDCCMHRKDKNDLQENPHLHVMFTTRCYSQEGTLGAKTRELDDLKTRTTHLLHVREKWADFCNEYLQFYGGTIDHRSFKDQRVDLLPQIHVGSAATTMTRRGLETERGILNRAIQGNNASIIQLQKEIENVRYLGSESDRNCSAGIDEHETTHSNLFGKTGEGRIRQRLGAGLGNDGFGSQGIIGGRSSTTKYGQGSSSAISFGAESGGTSGSTGARPCAVEDGCPASAAPTTKTGRLAALEALTQRCVRASGEIQADIHALVEAANLRCLEHSIRQHQVQLLKKRSTEVLVECGSVIREILHAVDRINAQAIHQTHLISTPHPSSRLSALAEKTASIISVSHNIQQEILAAVDRSNIQYIQDYLNKTRLKQLKASCLNVCVECGFVVREIFEATDRLDARFMEQWLARPSTTKTTDEQGARRILPLHSPGIHRMSLENPEPPQRAEHNGVIRINLDAPEPSGSDYPEDASSTPDSAATDFEPT encoded by the coding sequence GTGGCGATTTATCATCTTCATATGCAGACCATCAGCCGCGCTGACGGAAGAAGCGCGGTAGCTGCCGCTGCTTACAGGGCAGCGTCTCGTCTGACGGCTGCCGATGGCCGAGTGTTCGATTTTCGGCGCAAGCAAGGGGTAGTGGCGCGAGAGATTTTTGTGCCTGAGGGTTGTCCCACTATCAGCAGACAAGACTTGTGGCTGTTGGCGGAGAACACTGAAAAACGCAAAAACTCCACCCTGGCTCGAGAGATGGATATGGCCATTCCTGTGGAGCTGAACAAGGAGGAGCGGTTCAAGCTTACGGCCCAATTTTGCCGCTGGCTTGCTCTGGAATATCAGGTGGCAGTGGATTGCTGCATGCACAGAAAGGACAAAAATGACCTGCAGGAAAATCCTCACCTGCACGTCATGTTCACAACTCGCTGCTATTCGCAGGAGGGGACGCTGGGCGCAAAAACGCGAGAGCTCGACGACCTGAAAACGCGGACAACACATCTTCTGCATGTTCGTGAAAAATGGGCGGATTTCTGCAACGAGTATCTCCAATTTTATGGAGGAACAATCGATCACCGCTCCTTCAAAGACCAGAGAGTTGATTTGTTGCCACAAATTCATGTGGGGTCTGCGGCAACAACAATGACCCGACGTGGTTTGGAAACAGAGCGAGGCATACTCAACCGGGCTATTCAGGGCAATAATGCTAGCATCATACAACTACAAAAGGAGATTGAAAATGTCAGATATTTGGGAAGCGAAAGTGACAGAAACTGTTCAGCGGGAATTGACGAACATGAAACCACACATAGCAACTTATTTGGAAAAACTGGTGAAGGACGAATCAGACAACGATTGGGGGCAGGCCTTGGCAATGATGGATTTGGTTCACAAGGAATTATTGGAGGTAGAAGCTCAACTACAAAATATGGGCAAGGGAGCAGTTCCGCCATCTCATTCGGTGCAGAATCTGGTGGCACGTCTGGAAGCACTGGAGCAAGACCATGCGCAGTTGAAGACGGATGTCCGGCTTCTGCAGCCCCTACAACCAAAACAGGACGACTAGCGGCCCTGGAGGCTCTGACACAACGTTGTGTCAGGGCCTCTGGGGAAATCCAAGCGGATATTCATGCCCTGGTTGAGGCAGCAAACTTGCGCTGCCTTGAACACAGCATTCGCCAGCACCAAGTGCAGCTTCTTAAGAAGCGCAGCACTGAAGTCTTGGTGGAATGCGGATCTGTTATCAGGGAAATTCTTCATGCTGTGGATAGAATCAACGCGCAGGCCATCCATCAGACGCACTTGATCTCCACACCCCATCCTTCATCGCGCTTAAGTGCCCTTGCTGAAAAAACCGCGAGCATCATTTCGGTCAGCCATAATATTCAACAGGAAATTCTGGCGGCTGTTGATCGCAGCAACATTCAGTATATTCAGGACTACCTGAATAAAACACGCCTCAAACAACTCAAGGCGTCCTGTCTAAATGTCTGTGTTGAATGCGGCTTCGTGGTCCGTGAAATTTTTGAGGCTACTGACAGGCTGGACGCCCGGTTCATGGAACAATGGCTTGCCCGGCCCAGCACAACAAAAACTACGGATGAGCAAGGTGCGCGCCGGATTCTGCCCTTACACAGCCCCGGCATACATAGAATGAGTTTGGAGAATCCTGAACCGCCCCAACGGGCAGAGCACAATGGTGTGATTCGGATAAATCTTGATGCCCCGGAACCATCAGGATCGGATTACCCGGAGGACGCATCAAGCACCCCTGACAGCGCTGCAACCGATTTTGAACCGACGTAG
- a CDS encoding tyrosine-type recombinase/integrase, whose protein sequence is MATFTSKKKGSPKRWKGQVWFQGRMAAVKWFGSSKADERNAIAWEVTTRKQLEEEAATAPEKVTPLVSAPQRVTILEWGTAYLEECQRRNTLATFKEKRDGFRRFIRYLEQTKGLSPDDTVESFDRKKARKYLAWQHDQRGPNCSNKDRKILTTAWKWGAAYLDHFPLDMPDSFLACQRYAEIRVPRYIPPEEDFWKVYEAAPEREKAMLTCFLNLAARKGELLKLTWQDVDFERGTVVLTTRKTRTGTAKRDEMPMNEDVRTTMLWLWQYRQGKGNHVFTCPVEPYVGQPYKTAAHVMKRLCAKAKVKPFGFHAIRHLAATILAQEGKSLFAIQHALRHEKQTTTDRYLHSLGAFAEVSDALSALASRGPASCHPFPAPSALSRKKDSFTSENEEKLGGGAKADVVRRNQGLISGKLIPTGTE, encoded by the coding sequence ATGGCAACCTTCACGAGCAAGAAGAAGGGCTCCCCCAAGCGTTGGAAAGGACAGGTCTGGTTTCAGGGCAGAATGGCAGCGGTAAAATGGTTTGGCAGCAGCAAGGCCGACGAGAGGAATGCCATAGCGTGGGAAGTAACCACCAGGAAGCAACTGGAGGAAGAAGCCGCGACTGCGCCGGAAAAAGTGACCCCTTTGGTCTCCGCGCCCCAACGGGTGACGATTCTTGAGTGGGGAACGGCCTACCTTGAAGAATGCCAGCGGCGCAACACCCTGGCGACTTTCAAAGAGAAACGTGACGGCTTTCGGCGGTTCATCCGCTACCTTGAGCAAACCAAGGGACTGTCACCAGATGATACAGTTGAATCCTTCGACAGAAAAAAGGCCCGCAAGTATCTTGCCTGGCAGCATGATCAGCGCGGCCCCAACTGCTCCAACAAAGACCGTAAAATCCTGACCACCGCTTGGAAGTGGGGCGCAGCGTACCTTGACCACTTTCCGCTGGATATGCCGGATTCGTTTCTGGCCTGCCAGCGGTATGCGGAGATACGGGTTCCCCGTTACATTCCGCCGGAAGAGGATTTCTGGAAAGTCTACGAGGCGGCTCCAGAGCGTGAGAAGGCCATGCTGACCTGTTTTCTCAACCTCGCAGCGCGTAAGGGCGAACTGCTCAAGTTGACTTGGCAGGATGTGGATTTTGAGCGCGGCACCGTTGTGCTAACAACGCGCAAAACCCGCACAGGCACGGCAAAACGTGACGAAATGCCCATGAATGAGGACGTGCGCACTACCATGCTCTGGCTGTGGCAATACCGTCAGGGCAAAGGAAACCATGTGTTCACCTGCCCGGTTGAGCCGTACGTCGGGCAACCCTATAAAACGGCAGCTCACGTGATGAAAAGGCTTTGTGCCAAGGCCAAGGTGAAACCATTTGGATTTCATGCCATCAGGCATCTGGCTGCCACCATTCTGGCCCAGGAGGGCAAGAGCCTCTTTGCCATCCAGCACGCCCTGCGACATGAAAAGCAGACAACCACGGACAGGTACCTGCACAGCCTTGGAGCATTCGCGGAAGTTTCGGATGCCCTGAGCGCATTGGCAAGCCGTGGCCCTGCAAGTTGTCACCCCTTTCCTGCCCCTTCCGCGCTTTCACGGAAAAAGGATTCTTTTACAAGTGAAAATGAAGAGAAGCTGGGGGGAGGGGCAAAGGCAGACGTGGTTCGCCGCAATCAGGGGCTGATTTCCGGTAAACTCATCCCAACTGGAACGGAGTAG
- a CDS encoding putative sulfate exporter family transporter — MASTKAYNEDKVALLIGCFIFLLALGKFAGLDLLGWGLKMGMWVNSPLDCWKSASKGMLPGVGALIASYVFIAAVMSVGIKLMKGNIGKFLYGFTCIFFIAIACYTVGANAYIAANPTEIAKQGITWSLGLSTEAGLIVALVMGILLGNLTPGFAESLREACRPELFVKIAIVILGAELGVKAADAAGFAGHVIFRGLCAIVEAYLLYWSVVYYVARKYFKFNKEWAAPLASGISICGVSAAIATGGAIRARPVVPIMVSSLVVVFTCIEMLILPFIAQHFLYTEPMVAGGWMGLAVKSDGGAIASGAITESLILSKMAGLGTKWEPGWIVMVTTTVKIFIDMFIGVWALVLAYIWTAKFDKTRGERTMTWSDVMDRFPRFVLGYLGTFLILLFFCLSSPELHKLGKSMAGALNGFRVMFFLLTFFSIGLVSNFRKLKEEGIGRLAVVYIVCLFGFIIWVGLFISYAFFHGMTPPVMAG, encoded by the coding sequence ATGGCATCAACAAAAGCCTATAATGAAGACAAAGTAGCCCTGCTTATCGGCTGCTTCATCTTCTTGCTGGCGCTGGGCAAGTTCGCTGGCCTGGATCTGCTGGGCTGGGGCCTCAAAATGGGCATGTGGGTTAACAGCCCGCTTGATTGCTGGAAATCGGCATCCAAAGGCATGTTGCCTGGCGTGGGGGCTCTGATCGCCAGCTATGTGTTCATTGCCGCCGTCATGTCCGTGGGCATCAAGCTCATGAAGGGCAACATCGGCAAGTTCCTTTACGGTTTTACCTGCATTTTCTTCATCGCCATCGCCTGCTACACTGTTGGCGCCAACGCCTACATTGCAGCCAACCCCACGGAAATCGCCAAGCAAGGCATCACCTGGTCGCTTGGTCTGAGCACCGAGGCTGGCCTTATTGTGGCCTTGGTCATGGGTATTCTGCTGGGCAACCTTACGCCCGGTTTTGCTGAATCCCTGCGCGAAGCCTGCCGCCCCGAACTTTTCGTCAAGATCGCCATCGTTATTCTTGGCGCCGAACTTGGCGTGAAGGCCGCCGACGCCGCTGGCTTTGCCGGTCACGTTATTTTCCGAGGCCTGTGCGCCATTGTTGAAGCCTATTTGCTGTACTGGTCCGTTGTTTACTACGTGGCTCGTAAGTACTTCAAGTTCAACAAGGAATGGGCCGCCCCCCTTGCTTCGGGCATTTCCATCTGCGGCGTCTCGGCGGCCATTGCCACCGGCGGCGCTATCCGCGCCCGGCCTGTGGTGCCGATCATGGTTTCCTCGCTGGTCGTGGTGTTCACCTGCATCGAAATGCTGATTCTGCCTTTCATCGCGCAGCACTTCCTGTACACCGAACCCATGGTGGCCGGTGGCTGGATGGGCCTCGCCGTTAAGTCTGACGGCGGCGCTATCGCCAGCGGTGCCATCACTGAATCCCTGATTCTTTCCAAGATGGCTGGCCTTGGCACCAAGTGGGAGCCAGGCTGGATCGTGATGGTTACCACTACCGTCAAGATATTCATCGACATGTTCATCGGCGTTTGGGCCCTGGTCCTCGCCTATATCTGGACTGCCAAGTTCGACAAAACCCGTGGCGAGCGCACCATGACCTGGAGCGACGTTATGGATCGTTTCCCCCGCTTCGTGCTGGGTTACCTTGGCACCTTCCTGATCCTGTTGTTCTTCTGCCTGTCTTCGCCTGAACTGCACAAGCTCGGCAAGTCCATGGCTGGCGCCCTCAACGGCTTCCGCGTCATGTTCTTCCTGCTGACCTTCTTCAGCATCGGTCTGGTGTCCAACTTCCGCAAGCTGAAGGAAGAAGGCATCGGCCGCCTGGCAGTTGTGTACATCGTGTGCCTGTTCGGCTTCATCATCTGGGTGGGCCTGTTCATTTCTTATGCCTTCTTCCACGGCATGACCCCGCCTGTGATGGCTGGCTAG
- a CDS encoding DUF523 domain-containing protein, with protein MPPRYIVSACLAGERCRYDGGDNTCALVVQLVEEGRAVPVCPEILGGLETPRSPCERLGNRVVNRDGQDVTDAFERGAAMAVEFARKNACNAAILKSLSPSCGFDRIYDGSFSHTFCVGDGVWAEMLRAEGFALFSELSLPDES; from the coding sequence ATGCCCCCACGTTACATAGTCAGCGCCTGTCTGGCTGGAGAACGCTGTCGCTATGACGGCGGCGACAATACCTGCGCGCTTGTGGTACAGCTGGTGGAAGAGGGCAGGGCAGTGCCTGTCTGCCCAGAGATTCTGGGTGGGCTTGAAACGCCGCGCAGCCCCTGCGAACGGCTGGGCAACCGCGTTGTGAACCGTGACGGGCAAGACGTGACGGATGCTTTTGAACGCGGCGCGGCCATGGCTGTGGAATTTGCCCGCAAGAATGCCTGCAACGCCGCAATTCTTAAGAGCCTTTCGCCGTCCTGCGGATTTGACCGTATTTATGACGGCAGCTTTAGCCATACATTTTGTGTGGGGGATGGCGTGTGGGCAGAGATGCTGCGCGCCGAGGGATTTGCCCTGTTCAGCGAACTTTCGCTCCCTGACGAATCCTGA
- a CDS encoding HyaD/HybD family hydrogenase maturation endopeptidase, protein MEQKRIMIMGVGNILLTDEGFGVRAVEYLQAKYTWPENVRLEDGGTQGLLLMSTLMDCDTLVVLDVVLGPEKPGTIYMLEGEDLRKSLSFRDSMHQTDLLDTLITCSMAGHDVQAVVFGLQPFDYHTMQVGLTPEAEKLLPEFCTKVVAALAERGIATAQPVA, encoded by the coding sequence GTGGAACAAAAAAGAATAATGATTATGGGCGTCGGCAACATATTGCTGACAGACGAAGGCTTTGGCGTACGCGCCGTGGAATATTTGCAGGCCAAATACACATGGCCGGAAAATGTTCGCCTTGAAGATGGCGGCACACAAGGCCTTTTGCTTATGTCCACGCTGATGGATTGCGATACGCTGGTGGTTCTTGACGTAGTTCTTGGGCCGGAAAAACCCGGCACCATCTATATGCTGGAAGGCGAAGACCTGCGCAAAAGCCTGAGCTTCCGCGATTCCATGCACCAGACAGATCTTCTGGATACTCTGATCACGTGCAGCATGGCCGGGCACGATGTGCAGGCCGTTGTTTTTGGCCTACAGCCTTTTGACTACCACACCATGCAGGTTGGGCTGACCCCGGAAGCCGAAAAACTGCTGCCGGAATTTTGCACCAAGGTTGTTGCTGCGCTTGCAGAGCGCGGCATCGCCACCGCACAGCCTGTTGCCTGA
- a CDS encoding nickel-dependent hydrogenase large subunit — MSQIKQTPQSSYTGPIVVDPLTRIEGHLRIEVEVEGGKIKDARSCGTLYRGLEVILKGRDPRDAQHFTQRTCGVCTYTHALASTRALEDAINKPIPANATYIRNLVMAMQFMHDHLVHFYHLHALDFVDVANALQADPAKAAKLAQSISPRPAKAEDFAAVQAKLKTFIESGQLGPFTNAYFLGGHPSYYLEPEANLVATTHYLEALRAQVDIAKGMAVFGAKNPHTQFTVAGGVTCYEALTPQRIKEFRELYKKARTFIEQVYIPDLLMVAGQYKDWAAIGGTDNFMAFGEFPAAGGERDLNSRWYKPGVIYDRKIGSVQPFDPSKIEEHVRHSWYEGDKARTPYEGETKPFFTKMGDTDRYSWLKAPRYAGQSMETGPLAQVLVAYAQNHKTIKPAVDGVLKALNVGPEALFSTLGRTAARGIQTLVIAQQTENWLNEYENNIGKDKQIVEDYAVPANAKGVGFLDAPRGGLSHWIRIEEGKIGNFQLVVPTTWNLGPRDAKGVMGAAEHALVGTPVADPKRPVEILRTIHSFDPCIACAVHVIDGETNEVHKFKVL, encoded by the coding sequence ATGAGCCAGATCAAACAAACGCCCCAGAGCAGCTACACCGGGCCCATTGTGGTGGACCCGCTGACCCGCATCGAAGGGCATCTGCGTATTGAAGTTGAAGTTGAAGGCGGCAAAATCAAGGACGCCCGCAGCTGCGGTACACTTTACCGTGGCCTTGAAGTCATCCTGAAGGGCCGCGATCCGCGCGATGCCCAGCACTTCACCCAGCGCACCTGCGGCGTCTGCACCTACACGCACGCCCTTGCCTCCACCCGCGCGCTTGAAGACGCCATCAACAAGCCCATTCCGGCTAACGCCACCTATATCCGCAACCTCGTTATGGCCATGCAGTTCATGCATGACCATCTGGTGCATTTCTATCACCTGCACGCCCTCGACTTTGTGGACGTGGCCAATGCCCTGCAGGCCGACCCGGCCAAGGCAGCCAAGCTGGCCCAGTCCATTTCGCCGCGCCCGGCCAAGGCAGAAGACTTTGCCGCCGTGCAGGCCAAACTGAAGACCTTTATTGAAAGCGGACAGCTTGGCCCCTTCACCAACGCCTACTTCCTGGGCGGGCACCCGAGCTACTACCTGGAGCCGGAAGCTAACCTGGTTGCCACCACCCACTATCTGGAAGCCCTGCGCGCCCAGGTTGATATTGCCAAGGGCATGGCCGTGTTCGGCGCCAAAAACCCGCACACCCAGTTCACCGTGGCTGGCGGCGTGACCTGCTACGAAGCATTGACACCCCAGCGCATCAAGGAATTCCGCGAGTTGTACAAGAAGGCCCGCACCTTCATTGAACAGGTCTACATTCCCGACCTGCTCATGGTTGCCGGTCAGTACAAGGACTGGGCGGCCATTGGCGGCACCGACAACTTCATGGCGTTTGGCGAGTTCCCCGCTGCTGGCGGCGAACGCGACCTCAACAGCCGCTGGTACAAGCCCGGCGTCATTTATGACCGCAAGATCGGCTCGGTCCAGCCCTTTGATCCTTCCAAGATCGAAGAACACGTACGCCACAGCTGGTACGAAGGCGACAAGGCCCGCACCCCCTACGAAGGCGAAACCAAACCCTTCTTCACCAAGATGGGCGACACCGACCGTTATTCCTGGCTCAAGGCTCCCCGCTACGCGGGTCAGTCCATGGAAACCGGCCCTCTCGCTCAGGTCCTGGTGGCCTACGCCCAGAACCACAAGACCATCAAGCCTGCGGTTGACGGCGTGCTGAAGGCCTTGAACGTGGGCCCCGAAGCCCTGTTCTCCACCTTGGGCCGTACTGCCGCCCGTGGTATCCAGACTCTGGTTATCGCCCAGCAGACCGAAAACTGGCTCAACGAGTACGAAAACAACATTGGCAAGGACAAGCAGATCGTCGAAGACTACGCTGTTCCTGCCAATGCCAAGGGCGTGGGCTTCCTGGATGCCCCCCGTGGCGGTCTTTCGCACTGGATCCGCATTGAAGAAGGCAAGATTGGCAACTTCCAGCTCGTGGTGCCCACCACCTGGAACCTCGGACCCCGGGACGCCAAGGGCGTTATGGGTGCTGCCGAGCATGCGCTTGTCGGCACGCCTGTGGCCGATCCCAAGCGCCCGGTTGAAATCCTGCGCACCATCCACTCCTTCGACCCCTGCATCGCCTGTGCCGTGCACGTTATCGATGGAGAAACCAACGAAGTGCACAAGTTCAAGGTGCTGTAG
- a CDS encoding hydrogenase small subunit, with product MRIAVGLGKKGGEERLERQGISRRDFMKFCTAVAVTMGFGPSFASEVAAALTGRRPSVVYLHAAECTGCSEALLRTYKPFIDAVILDTISLDYHETIMAAAGEAAEQALHAAVENPNGFVCMVEGAIPTGMDNKYGYIGGHTMYDICKEILPKAKAVVNVGTCACYGGVQAAKPNPTGAKGVNECFASLGVKGINIPGCPPNPLNMVGALVAFLQGQKIELDELGRPLMFFGQSVHDLCERRKHFDAGEFAPSFNSEEARKGWCLYEVGCKGPQTYNNCPKVLFNETNWPVAAGHPCIGCSEPGFWDEMSPFYQN from the coding sequence ATGCGTATTGCCGTGGGTCTGGGCAAAAAAGGCGGAGAAGAGCGTTTAGAGCGCCAGGGCATAAGCCGCCGTGATTTCATGAAATTCTGCACGGCGGTGGCGGTGACGATGGGTTTTGGCCCCTCATTCGCCTCCGAGGTGGCCGCTGCGCTGACCGGGCGTCGTCCTTCGGTGGTGTATCTGCACGCCGCTGAATGCACGGGCTGTTCCGAAGCGCTGCTGCGCACTTACAAACCCTTTATTGATGCCGTCATTCTTGACACCATCTCTCTTGACTACCACGAAACCATCATGGCCGCCGCTGGCGAAGCCGCCGAACAGGCCCTGCATGCCGCCGTGGAAAACCCCAATGGCTTTGTCTGTATGGTCGAAGGTGCCATTCCTACGGGTATGGACAACAAGTATGGCTACATTGGCGGCCATACCATGTACGACATCTGCAAAGAAATTCTGCCCAAGGCCAAGGCCGTGGTCAACGTTGGCACCTGTGCCTGCTACGGCGGCGTTCAGGCTGCCAAGCCGAACCCCACCGGCGCCAAGGGCGTGAACGAATGCTTTGCCAGCCTGGGCGTCAAGGGCATCAACATTCCCGGCTGCCCCCCCAACCCCCTCAATATGGTCGGCGCACTTGTGGCCTTTTTGCAGGGCCAGAAAATCGAACTGGACGAACTGGGCCGCCCGCTCATGTTCTTTGGTCAGAGCGTGCATGACCTTTGCGAACGCCGCAAGCACTTCGACGCTGGCGAGTTTGCGCCTTCCTTCAATTCGGAAGAAGCGCGCAAGGGCTGGTGCCTTTACGAAGTGGGCTGCAAAGGCCCGCAGACGTACAACAACTGTCCCAAGGTTCTCTTCAATGAGACCAACTGGCCGGTGGCTGCCGGGCATCCCTGCATTGGTTGCAGCGAACCCGGTTTCTGGGACGAAATGTCGCCGTTCTACCAGAACTAG
- a CDS encoding O-acetylhomoserine aminocarboxypropyltransferase/cysteine synthase family protein, translating into MKTESLCLHAGYEPGNGEPRVLPIVQSTTFKYDTTAEVAKLFDLAEAGFFYTRLGNPTVDAVEQKIAALEGGVGALCTSSGQAASMLSLLNVAQSGDHVVSAASIYGGTFNLFAVTLKKMGIEVTFVDQTASEAELEKAFRPNTRAVFGETLSNPSMDVLDIERFANLAHRHRLPLIIDNTFATPVLCRPFEFGADIVVHSTTKYMDGHALQVGGVIVDSGNFDWASGKFPEFTEPDPSYHGLVYSQAFGKAAYIVKARVQLMRDMGCCQSPQGAFYINQGLETLPLRMERHCRNAEAVAAYLEKHPAVESVNYPRLPGHPQKALADKYMPKGCSGVISLSLKGGREAGARFIDSLKMISLQVHVADIRTCVLHPASSTHRQLTDDQLREAGITPGMVRLSVGVEHVDDIIADLDQALGR; encoded by the coding sequence ATGAAAACGGAATCTCTTTGTCTGCATGCGGGCTATGAACCGGGCAATGGCGAACCCCGCGTTCTGCCCATAGTGCAGAGCACTACCTTTAAATACGACACCACCGCCGAAGTGGCGAAGCTTTTTGATCTTGCAGAAGCGGGCTTTTTTTATACCCGCCTTGGCAATCCTACGGTTGACGCCGTGGAACAGAAAATCGCCGCCCTTGAGGGTGGCGTTGGCGCGCTGTGCACCTCGTCCGGCCAGGCGGCAAGCATGCTCTCCCTGCTCAATGTGGCCCAAAGCGGCGACCATGTGGTAAGCGCCGCCAGCATCTACGGCGGTACGTTTAATCTGTTTGCCGTTACCCTAAAAAAAATGGGCATTGAAGTCACCTTTGTGGATCAGACCGCCTCCGAGGCCGAGCTGGAAAAGGCCTTCCGCCCCAACACGCGCGCCGTGTTTGGCGAAACGCTCTCCAACCCCTCCATGGATGTGCTGGATATTGAGCGCTTTGCCAATCTGGCCCACAGACACAGGCTGCCCCTGATCATCGACAACACCTTTGCCACGCCCGTGCTTTGCCGCCCCTTTGAATTCGGGGCCGACATCGTAGTCCATTCCACCACCAAATATATGGACGGCCACGCCCTTCAGGTGGGCGGAGTCATCGTGGACAGCGGCAACTTTGATTGGGCTTCCGGCAAGTTCCCCGAGTTTACCGAACCCGATCCTTCCTACCACGGCCTTGTGTACTCCCAGGCCTTTGGCAAGGCCGCCTACATCGTCAAGGCGCGCGTGCAGCTCATGCGCGATATGGGCTGCTGCCAGAGCCCTCAGGGCGCGTTCTACATCAATCAGGGCCTCGAAACCCTGCCCCTGCGCATGGAACGCCACTGCCGCAATGCCGAAGCCGTCGCCGCCTATCTGGAAAAGCATCCCGCCGTGGAATCCGTCAATTATCCGCGCCTGCCCGGCCACCCGCAAAAAGCCCTGGCCGACAAGTACATGCCCAAAGGGTGCAGCGGCGTCATCTCCCTCTCCCTCAAAGGCGGACGGGAAGCCGGCGCGCGCTTTATCGACAGCCTTAAAATGATCTCCCTCCAGGTTCACGTGGCCGACATCCGCACCTGCGTGCTCCATCCCGCCAGCTCCACCCACCGCCAGCTCACCGATGATCAACTGCGCGAAGCCGGTATCACCCCCGGCATGGTGCGCCTCTCAGTGGGCGTTGAGCATGTGGATGATATTATCGCCGATCTGGATCAAGCTCTGGGGCGCTAG
- a CDS encoding D-alanyl-D-alanine carboxypeptidase family protein produces the protein MDKIDTIHSGFGRLAPGYQPGRPHSGRLQQDAPPRTAGVAPSVMGCLRRMAVFSILFCAVYAALLAGATQSLAARGVRAAILVNMDTGKVLFEKNADMSIPPASLTKVMSMFLTMDAVSAKKLSLDEKIRITPAASTVGGSSMHLRNGERVAVRQLLTGAAVASGNDAITALALRVAGNERQFVRAMNQKAKGLGLSRTEFKNPTGLPAAGQRSTPRDIASLTRAYLRAHPGAQKFHSTRVFTHRNRQMANTNALLGSVRGVNGLKTGWTVASGYNLIVTAQRGNTRILAVVMGGTSRNARDAMATRLIEAGFDGGGDPKKIRRAMGYRR, from the coding sequence ATGGATAAGATAGACACCATACATTCCGGTTTTGGCAGGCTTGCCCCCGGCTATCAGCCCGGCAGGCCACACTCCGGCAGACTTCAGCAAGACGCCCCCCCCCGCACTGCGGGGGTTGCGCCGTCAGTTATGGGCTGCTTGCGGCGCATGGCGGTATTCAGCATCCTTTTTTGCGCCGTATACGCCGCCCTGCTTGCAGGAGCAACGCAATCCCTTGCAGCCAGAGGCGTGCGCGCGGCCATTCTGGTCAACATGGATACGGGCAAGGTGCTTTTTGAAAAAAACGCCGACATGTCCATCCCGCCTGCATCACTCACCAAGGTGATGTCCATGTTCCTGACCATGGATGCCGTCAGCGCCAAAAAGCTGAGCCTTGACGAAAAAATCCGCATCACGCCCGCCGCGTCCACCGTGGGCGGCTCGTCCATGCACCTCCGCAACGGGGAACGCGTGGCGGTCAGGCAACTGCTCACCGGCGCTGCCGTTGCATCAGGCAATGACGCCATTACGGCGCTCGCCCTGCGTGTGGCTGGCAACGAGCGGCAATTCGTGCGCGCCATGAATCAAAAAGCCAAAGGGCTGGGCCTGAGCCGCACGGAATTCAAAAATCCCACGGGCCTGCCCGCCGCCGGGCAACGCTCCACCCCCCGCGATATTGCCAGCCTTACCCGCGCCTACCTTCGTGCGCACCCCGGCGCGCAAAAATTTCACAGCACCCGCGTTTTTACTCACAGGAACAGACAAATGGCCAATACAAACGCCCTGCTCGGCTCTGTGCGGGGCGTCAATGGCCTGAAAACGGGCTGGACCGTGGCCTCGGGCTACAATCTTATTGTTACAGCCCAGCGCGGCAATACCCGCATCCTGGCTGTGGTTATGGGCGGCACAAGCCGCAATGCCAGGGATGCCATGGCAACACGGCTGATCGAAGCAGGCTTTGACGGCGGCGGCGACCCAAAGAAAATCCGGCGCGCCATGGGCTACAGACGCTAA